The following DNA comes from Brienomyrus brachyistius isolate T26 chromosome 16, BBRACH_0.4, whole genome shotgun sequence.
GTTTGTCTCGTCCAATCCCGTCCACCGTGTTTAGAGTGAATCCAATCGTATCGTCTTTCAGGTGACCTTTGAGAAATGAGCAGTAGTTATCCAGATGTACGCTGCAGTACAGGAGGACAACATGTCAAGAAGCAGAACGCGCATGTACTTAATGCAAATTTACTTTCACGCTCCAAAAAAGACGTCATGATCTTATACACAAGAGATCCACGGTTTGTCTCTGAATGGCATATTGTATTATAAACGTTACTGAGGTATTGTCTTATACAGTACATGTTACCATGTTGTTCAAACTGAATCCCTTGGGTGAGACGGAGACAGCTCTGCAGAGTATATAAAGGCACAGTTAAATCGCAGTACTTTTCATGTCATCCCTTGCCAAGATTTACAGCCAAGTCCCTTTGTTACAAAAGCCTACTAACACATTATAGTTATTGGGAACAAGGGGATATTTTGAGAATTGTATGGAGGGACCATATGGGCCATAACTGGAAAAGCGAAATAAAAAATCAATATCAAAAACTGGAAGGGGGTGTTTGTGGGAAGCCGGGTCACCTCACGCCTCCACGGTTGGTGTTTTGAATCCGGCGTCGCTCTACGTGGGTGTGCAGTTTGTGTGTTTTCCCTGTGTTCGTGTGGTTTTTCAGGTTTCTCACCCAATCATAAAACATGAGGTTAGGTAAGCTGGTGTCTTTAAGTTGCCCATCGTGTTTCAGTCTCTGTGCGTGCCTTGCATTGGAATGGCATCCCCTCCCTGCAGGGGCAAATCTACGATTTATAAGGTGATGGGTATTAAAGGAGCCACAGcatcctgtgcttcctgggatagtttCCGGGCTTAACTGTGACCCTGAGCTAGATTAATGCCTAGAAAATAGATGGACATTTACTGTACAGTATAAAGCGACAGTACACAAGTAGCTGTCGTACATTACAGCAAAACCAGATCTACAGAACATGTGTTATCCTGAAGGATTCGAATGCATGTATCACACTACCTATATGACCTGATACAAAAAATATGGAACTTTTATCCACCCAGGTGGATTCATTTATATTAAATTTCCCTTTCTGGTTTAATATTACAGTGTTTATTAGCTTCATGTCACTCGAATGGGCATGCAAGGCTCTGCTATGCTGTTCATGTGAAACACTTCTGCCTTGCCATCGTTATTTCCTCCTTCAGAAAGTGTAGTACAGTAGTTTGCTAACCCCTGCTGGTGAAGAGCTGCACTTACAAGATAATATTGGCttatacttatatatatatatatatatatatatatatatatatatatatatatatatatatatatatatcccaaAATTTGTTATATTGGAAATAATGCATCCTGTTTTTGGCATCATAATGTCATTGTAGCTATGATCTTCTCAAATGTCATTGGGCTAAGCAGTGCTGTTTTTTGCCTTAGTGATGGAGTTCTGTGTGCATGTGGCTGGCTGGGTGTTGTCAGTGAGGCAGCAAAGAAACAAATAATAGTCAAGAAGAAGTAGACCTACAAGAAACTCCCCCCGGAGAGCGGCGCTGATTTTCCATCATCCTGCTGAGCCCCTTGTTGTCAGTTTTAGTGTCAGCCTGTGTCAGAAACCCAACGGATGAGATTTGTCTGGTGCAGATTACAATCAAAAGTGATTTTAAACCAACTGGGAAATGCTCTCCATGCAGATTTTGTCAACACACATTTGTGTGCAAGTATTCTTATATGAACTTGCCCGGAATCTGTTCTTATACTGTGAAgacaaatgtgtttttacatttttcacaGTGTTTTATTTGCTTTGATCCAGTTGATGGTAGATATTGTGGCATCTGAAGTCCATTCATTACACATTCAATAAAAAGTGGCCATTAAGCAGAGTACTGTGTTCAATCCAAGAAAAGTCCTGCCCACTACAAGTGGATTCAAGTTAGTGCAGCTACTTTAGGAGGAACCGTGCATATCCATAGCCTGCTAACACAGAGAAAACATTGTCTTCAAAATCTTCAAAACAGTGTCCAGTGGAATACTGGGCACTTTTTATCGTACATTGGAAGTGGGAGGTGGCAGCGTTGGTTAATAAATAATCTGTGGGTTTCAAAGGGCGCTCAGTCCTGCAAAGGCTGCTGGGAAAGCAAGTATCAAGAAAGAAGTAGGGACAGCAGCGGAAAATCATGGCGGAAAATGCAGAAAAACCCAAACCACAGTATAGGTGTCCAGACAATTCGGCCTTCAAGCAGCAGcggctgcctgcctggtcgcccTCTCTCACAGCAGAGACAGTCCTTCCTTTCTTCTACATTTTGGGAGTCGCATGTGTGCTGCTGGGGGTCCTTCTTCAAGTCACCATGCAGAACACACAGGAGATCAAGGTACGTCCGATGTGCCTGTGAGTGCCCGCTGGAACTGTAGCCTTTCATTTGGTCCCTCTGAGAAGATACATGACACACTGGCTAACTTTCGAGCAGGGCAATCCAGACATCAGTAATAATCAGTAAAAACACCTCAACCAGGGGTTAACCTGAGTACTTCCTCCCTGATATGGGATCTCTGGGTTGGGTTAGCAGGCTGTAAAACACAAATGTAAATCTTTAAAAACGGCCAGATTTTTTAGGTCATGAAACATACATGCTTACATAgacagaatgttttttttttcctgtactgAAAGAGGGACTTTTTAATTTAACAAAAGAGGAAAGAATACACAAAATTATAAGAAGGGTAGCAAATAAATTATGGATGGACAGCTAAATCTGCTTTTAATAACCAGGCAAAACAAAATTGTTCTCCACATGTGTaagataaacaaaacaaaaacaaatttccatccatccatttatccttcttctgtaaccacttgtcctattcagggtggtgcgtgtgtgtgtgtatgtgtgtgtgtgtgttccggagtctatcccggaagctaggGGCAACAggtaaggaacaacccaggatggggcgccaactcattgcagggcacactcacacaccaatcactcacacatgcacaccgacGGGCAATTTCATAACCCCagataacctcagcatgtttttgactgtgggggggggaactggagcatctagaggaaaccccatgacaacacgaggagaacatgcagactctaaCCACACGGAGCCACGGCAGAAACTCAAACacaggacccagaggtgtgaggctgcaGTGCTAAACACTGCCCACCATGACACAACAGAACACATTTAATATACCGAAAGATGACAAACCGGAAAAGGAAAGGGTTTTCTATACTGTAAATCTGATAGCAACAGAAGTTCAGAAGAGAACCAAAAAAATCCATTGTTAATCCATCCAAAGCAAACTTCTGTCAACAGCGATACCCCTGACTTTGCTCAGAAATGGGATGCATGCACtcagaataaaataaatgataatGAAAGCTGAATGTATTTCTCATGACATTTTGAAAATTTAGTGTTTATTCTTGCATAACGCGATTCTATTGTATTTAAATGCTGGTTACAATTGTTCGGGGAAATGTACCAGGAATAAAGAAATGGTTACGAAGATGTAAACTCTTGAATTGTTATATCTCAGAAAATGACACACGTAAATCCCATAAAGCCATAAGTACCACTTATATTTATTGCCAGTGATTATTTAGGGGATGTACCTTGTGTTCATTATCTAAAAATCTATTGTCACTGGCATCTACAGTTAAGCAGGAGCACAATCCAAAACTGCTTTTATCCTGTATAAGCTGGAATCATTTATACCTAGAAAAAAAAGCATGGATTTTTGACTGAGCAGATTATTCAGGGGTCAGCTTTCTTAACTCCTTTTCTGCCCAAACGTGCACAATTTAAAATGTTGAAATGCAAAACAAATCGAATAATTTCGCATGAATTCCAACAAATGTACAAAAAGCTTCTTTCTGTACCATTTTATGCTGATGGGGATTTTCCAGACTGAAATTTCAGATTGCAAATAGTCAgtgaaaaaagacaaattaCAAGCCAAAAATATGTCTTTAAAAGCAAACATCCCAAATAATTTCAATAACGAAAGATTTTTCCTACAGAGACAAAGACAATGACAAAGAATAAACACTGACCCCCCCCTCTGCTTCATTGTCACAGGTGGACTACACCAATGCGGAGTCATGCGACATGTGCTTTGAGACACGTAAATACAAAGCGAATGCCAGCCGGCACTGCGCCTGCTCAGTTACGTTTTCGCTGAAGGAAAGACTTGAGGTCTGCTAGCCATCACTGCTCTGGAAATGCAATTTAACAGAATGATATATGCGTGTCctttacaaaaaaaattcaCGTGGAattctgggtatgatgttaaactAAATCCAGTCctgtaaggaggtcctccatcttacagggaaatttgggggttggtggcaggattggcactacAGCCACCGGAAAAAACTCACACTGCTCAATTCAGACTAGTGTGGCGCTGGGGTATCACCCGCcgcacggctgcactcaggttctcatccctgaggtggcctGTCATGTGTTGGCTGCGGCAGCgcgctgtaatcagtgcattctCCTTACCTCACGTGGAATGGCTTATTTAatgcaataataatagtagtaggCCATCTCTTCAATTAAATGAATAGAAAAATCCAGAATCAATATGTATGTTGCAGTGCACCATACTCTGGTTAACCTTCTGTTAGTCGGGTCACAAAAACCCATTATTACAGATATGCAAGATTTGACGATGTCCTAAATGGCTGTGCTTATGTACTGTACTATCATGGgcgtcgccgccattaaatctgagggacgtgtccccctcacatttcataattattcgtttggacaccccccacatttaacataaaatattagttttatgccagtgtgcccccccccccacattcaaaatgcttctgacgctcCTGTGTACTATATTGGAAAATCTAGTACTTCTGGATGCTTGTTCTGAAGTATCTGTAATATACCCAGCAAAGGATCAGCGATGCAAACTCCTGTTTCAGGGCGACGTGTTTTTCTACTATGGCTTGGTGAATTTCCATCAGAACCTCCGCCGGTATATGGACTCCAGAGATGATGCCCAACTGCTTGGCCGAATCAAAAAACTCAAGGTGCAATCTGCCACTTTACTttgtccatctatccattctcCATAGCGACTTATCCAATAGAGGGTCACTATGAGCCTATCCCCTGAAGCACACTGCAGGATTCATATTCTTACTGTACAGTGGGACCCCGTATCCACGGTTTCAGTAACCGAAGCTTCAGTTATCTGgagtctggaaaaaaaaattggagAATTTGAGAAATAAACAGTCCGTAAGTTTCAAACTGTGTGCCAAGCATGTACGAGCTGCAACATGATGAAATCCACTAGTCCAGTTGCACCCAGTACATAATGTATATCTTTTTGTCCCCATACCCACGACTCCCTGCATACTCTTACAGAGTCTGCCATTAATGCCTTGTTTCATAAACTGATCCTCATAAAGGACACATTGTATTCTTGCATCGCTCTATCATCTCTTTAAAATTAGGCTAACACATTAGAATCCCTTTCATTTAAGAGAGTGAAGTACTGTAAAGTACTGTACAATAATGTGCAATATATTTTATTGTCTTACTGTAATTTATCAATTAAACTTTACCATATGAATGTACACAAAAATCATGTTATATATGGGATTTGGATGGCTTGCTATTATCCACGGTTTCGACCATTTGTGGTAGGTCTTGGAACGTAACATCCATGGATAACTTTGATATAAATGATTCTCTGTAGAATCCGAGTGTCTATTGTGGACCAAACTTCCAATATGCCAATGGTACTCCCATCGCACCTTGTGGTGCCATCGCAAACAGTATGTTCAATGGTGAGTGTCCTCTTCAGGTTTCTGCTTACTATAACTGTAAGTTTGTAAGTTATACTGTAAGTTTGGTTGAAAGTCTTATTcaatggtgtgtgtgcgtgtgtgtttcacAGATTCCTTCGCTCTGTTTTTTCACCCCCCGGTTGGCGCACCATTGAGGGTTCCTCTGTTCCGGAAGGGCATTGCATGGTACACGGACAAAAACATCAAGTTCCACAATCCATACGTTCCCAATGAATCTCTCCCTCAAGTCTTTCAAGGTCTGTGTCAGCCCATTCTTGACTTGATTTCATTAGCTGGACTGTGATGTAATCAGTAAATCAGGCTGTCTGATGGTCACACCTTGTTTGCTGCTGCATCGTTCCCTGCATTTGATTCCAGGTACAGCCAAGCCTTTCTACTGGCAGAAGCCAGTGTATGAGCTGGACCCCAACGACTCGACCAACAACGGCTTCATCAATGAAGATCTAATTGTTTGGATGAGAGAGGCTGCCTTTCCCAATTTCAAGAAGCTTTATGGGATCCTCGATCGGCAGTCAAGCAAAATGTTTGAACAGGGCCTTCCTGTGGGAAACTATAGTGTGTCCATCTCATACAGTATCCTTCAAATCAAAATACTTAGTGGAATTTGCCAGTATGCTCTAGTATTGCAAAAATCTCTATGTGCAAGAgattatttttaatttgcataaaCTATATAGCAGATGGTTATAAACTACCACTTACACTCAATAGCCAATTTATTGGTTACTCCAGGTAGGAAACCCTTATTACTCTAGAACTCGTTCAAAGATTGCTGttattttaccacttttcctttaaCAAGTATGGCCATTCTCTGCTGAACTCGCTCtttaacaaggtgttttcagTCATAGAACTAAGCCGACTGTATGTTTTCTTTATCAAACCACTTATTGTATACATATCACAAGAGGttggctgtttctgagaatcAAGAAACAACATTTCTGGCATTGTTGTTTAAAAGTATTCACTAATCACTGCTGGTAAAATGCTTAGCCTCGCAGTAACTGAGCCTCTTGTGTCTCTGTACATACTCTATGTATTCAGCTGTAACTACACACTTCACTACGCTCTGAAGAAAGCTAACTAGCGGGTTtatctaataaagtggccactgaTTGTGTCTTAGAGGCAAAGCGCCACACATACTGAAGCATCTGGCAGTTTAATTCCAAGTAAAGGAAATTACCTCAATGTTCAATAATGCATTTTTGCCCTTGACCCGTGACCCTCAGATTTCCCTGTGCAGTACTTTAGGGGAAGGAAGCAAGTGGTCCTGTCCACAGTGAGCTGGTTTGGGGGCCGGAACCAGTTCCTGCCCATTGCATACCTGGTCACTGGATGCGCgaccctgctggttgctgtggTCCTTACTGTTGTCTATATAAAGTTTGGCAAGAAAGGCTTGAAGATGGAAGATTGACCAGAAAGCCCAAGATGTCAACAAACTACAATAATGTAAATCAATTCATCGAAAAATATGTCAATTCTGGGGGTTtgtatgtttatttaatatttatagctAGTATTTTTACAGACTGGAATAGTCGTAGTTAAATGGGCCTATGAAATACACCGGATTTATTTCTGATACGTTTTTACTTATAACTCTATAATGTGGTAAATGATTTGTTTGTAAAGAACTTACATGTATGTTGCATTTTCTATGCATGCTCAAGTGTAGCCTCTCACTCTGCCCTGCCGCCCTGATCAATCAATCTACAGCTCAGCTGCTAGTGTCCAGACTTCAAAAATTTCAATAAAAACATAGTGACATAAAAAACAGCAGAAAATTTTAGCAATGTGTAACTATTTTAACTATTTAAGAACCTTATTCAGATATAAAGCCACTTAAATAAAACATGTCTGCATTTCAATATGGCCGCTAAGGGAACTGTGCACTTCCTGTTCGTTTACATGCATAACATGACACTCAGCACACAAGGTATGCTGATCTTGCCATTTCTCTCTTTGTTAAGGGCACAATGACTGATATTTGGAATGGGCCTTTAGTCCAAAAACAAGGTGAAATGGTCAAAAACAGAAAGAATTATTCCTCTAAATATGGGGTCTGTGATATCAGTTTTCACCTGTTGATTGTAGCACCTACACTGCACCTGCACTGCACCTACACTGCACCTACGCACAATGCACAGCGTTCATTATGTACAGAGATGGGCAGAAATACATCAAAAAGTATCATGGTACAAATTACCAATACTTGCTCTTTAAATGTGACAAAACAAAATACCAAATAGTGGCGTGAGAAAATGTATTTCATTAAAATACAAgtaatttgtaatttgaaaatgcAGAAGGAGGCACACCAACAGtttcttaaattaattatcACGATCTGTGAATTTCCTGCTTTGTCTTACAGTAGAATATGCACAAACGTAAAGAATACTGTTCAGAGTAAAGAAGCAGCTTCTTTTCTTGCTTCCTGGTGATGGAAAAACAAAGTTCACAActagcaagctgggcccaacaggatGTGTCACATGatttacttacatttagccAAAGACAGTGATTGGCCATATTAAAAAGTCTGTAAGCCTGTTGATGATGGTTcataaaatgacagaaaataaataaataaattgtcaTGTTTTCTTacatatattaaatattttaaatgcataaaataccATTTCTCAAAATATTTTGTTGCAAAGTACATCTGATTTTTCCCCATCCAGCAAAATACAAATTGCAAAATActcaaaagtaattaaatacacattttaaatacatttaattgaAATACTCCCCATCTCTGATTACATTTCTCACGGAATATAATTAGCCCATATACAGGCCTATCCATTTCGTTTTTGCTGAATGGCAAGGGTTTCCAGCCAGGAACCTTGTAGCACGGGTACTACCATCCCTCCCTTGGAACACAAATAGCCCGGAAAAAGACGAGTTCAACGCCATATCACAATCTCCACCTTCTTTTTAAACTATGCTGCACATAGCTTCATGGTGCTGGTCACTCTCGGTGGGGACAGTGACCACTCAGGGGGGATACTAAGCCAGGAATGGAATTAAGCAGAAAAATTACAATTAAACACAGGTATGCCACTTTTTATACCTTTATTTGCTGTTTTCAAGACAAATCTCCAAAATGCTTAAAATGTCAAGGGAATCCAACAGTAGCAGCTCTGTGAGTGCAACTTTGTTAACAAACCGGGTTTGTTTGTCCTTGTAAGTAAAACTTTTGAAAATTGGTTTGCCTTTGATGATCATTTCATGACTGACAAGATTCAAACTGGAACATGCTTTGGCATGTTTGTGCAAAATTTTCAGGTGTTTTAAGCATTTTGCTTTGATAAGGTCCAATTGCTTGTGCTATTTTCGAATAGGGGGCACTAGCTAAATaatttatatgtttatatatgttatttatatatatgaatTACTCTTATATAAAACAACAATGGAAAGCAAAGTATAgcagaaaatacaaataaactaAATTATGTAACACATTATGCACATCTACATTTGAATTTCTTTGGCATAAAATTGTAACACCTACTGCCAGTCAACGCTGGGTGCAGCCATACCCAGCCAGATCATTTTCAGCCAGATGATAAAATGGCAGGAGTTCACAACTGGCTTGAAGCCCGAGCTATCAAGCCGTATTGCTTTCTAGGCTTTACAAGGTTCTATAGATGGTTCATTAGAAATTTAATTTCAGTGGCCACACAAGACAACCAAGACCATAGCATGGAACAAGCATGCCCTTTAAGGTCCCCAACATATAAAGAAATTGTTCTGCCCGTGAAATTATTCAATGCCTATTCTGAAACAACCTAACCTGACACTGTCCATTGTAGTGGAGTTCGATCCTTCCAAAGCTGGAGTAGAGGCAGTCTTTCCTCTGTGACATAGAGTCAGTCCCTCTCAAACTTTTTCCCGGTGCTTTCTTCTCTTACAAGTTGTCCACAGCTGAGAGAACCACTGA
Coding sequences within:
- the tmem30c gene encoding transmembrane protein 30C isoform X1, with the translated sequence MAENAEKPKPQYRCPDNSAFKQQRLPAWSPSLTAETVLPFFYILGVACVLLGVLLQVTMQNTQEIKVDYTNAESCDMCFETRKYKANASRHCACSVTFSLKERLEGDVFFYYGLVNFHQNLRRYMDSRDDAQLLGRIKKLKNPSVYCGPNFQYANGTPIAPCGAIANSMFNDSFALFFHPPVGAPLRVPLFRKGIAWYTDKNIKFHNPYVPNESLPQVFQGTAKPFYWQKPVYELDPNDSTNNGFINEDLIVWMREAAFPNFKKLYGILDRQSSKMFEQGLPVGNYSVSISYNFPVQYFRGRKQVVLSTVSWFGGRNQFLPIAYLVTGCATLLVAVVLTVVYIKFGKKGLKMED
- the tmem30c gene encoding transmembrane protein 30C isoform X2 produces the protein MAENAEKPKPQYRCPDNSAFKQQRLPAWSPSLTAETVLPFFYILGVACVLLGVLLQVTMQNTQEIKGDVFFYYGLVNFHQNLRRYMDSRDDAQLLGRIKKLKNPSVYCGPNFQYANGTPIAPCGAIANSMFNDSFALFFHPPVGAPLRVPLFRKGIAWYTDKNIKFHNPYVPNESLPQVFQGTAKPFYWQKPVYELDPNDSTNNGFINEDLIVWMREAAFPNFKKLYGILDRQSSKMFEQGLPVGNYSVSISYNFPVQYFRGRKQVVLSTVSWFGGRNQFLPIAYLVTGCATLLVAVVLTVVYIKFGKKGLKMED